TCGAGCTGCTGGACCGGCTACGGGAGCAGGCGCGCCACTTCGGGGCCGATGTCGTCACCGCTCAGGTGCTGTCGTCGGACGTGACCGTCGAGCCCAATGAGGTCATCGCCTCCACGGGCACCTACCGGGGCCGGGCGGTCATCGTGGCCACCGGCGCCATGGCGCGCAAGCAGGCGCTGCCCGGCGAGGAGGCCTTCGTAGGGCGGGGAGTCAGCTACTGTGCTACCTGCGACGCCGCCTTCTTCCGGGGTCAGGAGGTGGCCGTCATCGGCGACAACGATGAGGCCGTGGAGGAGGCGCTGCACCTGGGGCGGTTCGCCTCCGCCGTGCACGTGGTGCTCCCGACCGGTCGCTTCAAGGCCGACCCCGAGCTGGTGGCGCGCCTCGAGTCATTGGACCCGGTGCGGGTCCTGCCGGGCCACCGGGTGACCGCCATCTTCGGCAACGGCCGGGTCGAAGGCATCCGGCTGCGCCCCCGCACCGGCGGGCAGGAATCGGTGCTGCCCGTGCGCGGCGTCTTCGTCTACCTTCAGGGCAACCGCCCGGCCATCGACTTCCTGCACGGCGCCGTCAGCACGGACCCGTCGGGCTGCGTGCGGGTCGACGAGCAGCTGCAGACCTCGGTGCCGGGCGTCTTCGCCGCCGGCGACGTACTCTGCCGGCGGGTGCGCCAGGCGGTGCTGGCGGCCGCCGATGGGGCGCTGGCGGCCATGGCCGCGGAGCGGTACCTGTCGGGCCGTCAGGCCTTGCGCTCGCAATGGTAGGCCACAGGGTCACCCGGCTCAGGCCAGCGCCGCAGCCACGGCGTTGTGGAAGGCAGGCCGCAGCTGCAGGATGGCCTCGTTTTGACGGGTGGGGTGCACCCGGTTGGTGAGGAGCACGCAGTAGAGGTCCCGGTCGGGATCGATCCACAGGGACGTGCCGGTGAAGCCGGTGTGGCCGTAAGCGCGGGGCGACAGCAGGTCGCCCGCGGACGAGTCGGGGTTGTCGCCCCGCAAGGCCCAGCCCAGGCCCCTGGGCTCTCCGTTGCGGGAGGTGTGGTCCTGGATCATCGCCTCGACGGCGGCCTCGCTCAGCACCCGGACCCCCTCCCGCCGGCCGCGCCCCAGCATCATCTGCGCGAACCGGGCCGTGTCGAGCGCTGTGGAGAAGAGCCCCGCGTTACCCGACACCCCGCCGAGGAAGTAGGCGTTTTCGTCGTGCACCTCGCCCCGCACGATCCGGCGCCGGATCGGGCAGTACTCGGTGGGCGCGCAACGGTCGCGCAGCGCCGGCCCGGGCCGATAGGTCGTGGCGGTCATGCCCAGGGGCTCGTAGACCCAGCGGGCAGCCAGCTGATCCAGCCCCTGGCCCGTGATGCGCTCCATCGCGAGCCCCAGCAGGATGAAGCCCATGCAACTGTACGTGACGCGCTGGCCCGGGGCCGCCTCGAGGGGCAGGCTCATCAGGCGCTGCTCCATCCGGGGCCGGCACCCCTCGGGCCCGCCGCACCCCTCGTACAGTGCATGCCACGCCGGCAGCCCCGAGGTGTGGGTCAGCAGGTGCACCACGCGCACCCGGCCCCGCGCCTCCTCACCCTGGGCGAACTCAGGGAGGTAGCGGCTCACCGGGGCGCCCAGGCTCATGCGGCCCTCCTCCACCAGGCGCATGGCGACGACCGCCGTGGCCATGACCTTGGTGACGGAGGCCATGTCGAAGAGGGCGTCGGTCCTCATGGGCTCCCGCTGCGGCAACAGCGCCATCGAGCCCACCGCGACGGGCCCCACCGGCTCTCCCCGGCCCCGACCCACCACCAGCACCGCGCCCGGGATGCACCCGTCGGCCGCGGCCTCGGCCACCCGCTCCAGGGCCACCTGCAGCCGATCGGGATCGAAGCCCGCCTGCGCGGCACGCTCGCGCACGATGTCGTCCACGCCGCTGGGCATACGCCGCTCGTGCCTTGACATCCTCTCGCCGCCGTGGTACGCGTCGGCTGATGGGGAGGTCGTCGCGACCCATGCCGACGCCGGGTGTGCTGCCCTTCCTGCGGGAGCGCGGCCTGGTGGCCCAGGTGACGCACGAGGAGGCGCTCCGGGAGCTGCTCGACCGCGAGCCTGTCACCGTCTACTGCGGCTTCGATCCCACGGCCGACAGCCTCCACGTGGGTCACCTGCGTCCCATCATGCTCCTGATGCACCTGCAGCGCTTCGGGCACCGGCCCGTCGCCCTGGTCGGCGGCGGCACCGCGATGGTGGGCGATCCGACCGGCAAGACGGAGGCCCGTCCCATCCTCTCCCGCTCGGTCATCGAGGCGCACGCGCAACGATTCAAGGCGCAGCTGGCGCGTTTCCTCGACTTCTCCGAGGGCCGAGCCCTGATGGTGGACAACACCGAGTGGCTGCTGCCGCTCAACTACCTGGCCTTCCTGCGCGAGGTGGGCTCGCAGTTCTCCGTCAACCAGATGCTGACGGCCGAGGCCTTCCGCACCCGCATGGAGCGCGGGCTGTCGTTCCTGGAGTTCAACTACATGCTCCTGCAGGCCTACGACTACCTGACGCTCTACCGGCGCTACGGCTGTCGCCTGCAGGTCGGCGGCGACGATCAGTGGTCCAACATCCTCGCCGGGGTCGACCTGATCCGCCGCCTGGAGAGGGGCCAAGCCTACGCCCTGACCTGCCCGCTGGCGGTGACGGCCAGCGGCCGCAAGATGGGCAAGACGGAGGCGGGCGCTGTCTGGCTGGATCCTGCCAAGACCAGCCCCTATGACTTCTTCCAGTTCTGGCGCAGCGTCGACGACGCCGACGTGCCCGCCTTCCTGGCGGTCTACACCCTGTTGCCCCTCGACGAGGTGCGCCGGCTCGCCGAGCGCACCGGCGCCGCCATCAACGAGGCCAAGAAGGTGCTCGCCTACGAGGTGACCCGTCTGGTGCACGGCGAGGCGGCGGCCCGCCAGGCTCGGGAGGCGGCCGAGGCGCTCTTCGAGTCCGACGGCGGGCAGGCGCGGGCCGTCGAGGGGGCGCCCACCACCGAGCTGCGACGCGCCGAGGCCGAGGCAGGCGTCGCCCTGCTGGATCTGCTGGTGGAGACGGGACTGGCGCCCTCCAAGAGCGAGGGGCGCCGCCTGGTGCTCCAGGGCGGCGTCTACCTCAACGAGGTGCGGGTGGGTGAGCCTACCTACACCGTCACGCTGGGAGACTTCCGGGACGGGCGGCTCCTTTTGCGCAAGGGCAAGAAAGTCTATCGCCAGGTGGTCGTACGCTGAGCCCGCTACCCACGCGCGTCAGCCCTCCCACTCGAAGACGTCGACGGGCACCATCAGCGTCACCATGCGGTCGGCCCGCACCACCGTCAGCTTGACCCAGGCGTCACCCCGGTGGCGCGCCAGGCGAGCCCGGAGTTGGGCATCGTTGGTGACCGGGTCGCCCTCTACGGCCACGATGATGTCGAGGGGCTGCAGCAGCACCGTCACGCCAGGGCTGTCGTCGGCCACCTCGATCTCGGTCACCAGCGCGCCCTGGTGATAGCGCAGCTTGTAGCGGGACGCGACGGAGGGCGTCATGGTGACGACCCGCACGTAGCTGCGCTTCTTGAGATGGCCCGGGGGGATGCGGGCCAGGCCGGGCGAGCGCGGGTCCGGCGTCACGACCACCACGGGACGCTCGGAGACCGTCTCCCGACGCTGGAGGCCATAGGCCGCCAACCCGACCAGGGCCACCATCAGCAGCAACACGAGAGCGCCGCTGTCGTAGAGCACGACCTGCCCGCCACCACGCCCGCGACGCCGAGTCATCTCCCCGTTCCCCCTCCAGTGGATGCCAAGGCCGATGCGGCACGGGGGCCGGCGTGCGGGCCCCCAGGCAGACAGGTTCGACACGGTCCCGGGTCAACTGGGGGCCGACATGGCCCCCGACCGGATCGGCATAGCTCTATGCAGGATGCCAGTTTGAGGAGCACGGGAGGGCCGGGATGCCCGAGGAGCGCGTCGTCTCGGGAATGGCGCTGCTGCGCCTGTTGTCGGCCACCCTCGAGATCACCGCCGCCATCCTGATGGTGCGCTCGGGGCGGGTGGCCGACGCGGTGCGGATCAACGGCCTGCTGGGCCTGGTGGGGCCCCTGGTGCTGGCATCGGTGACGGCCCTCGGGCTGGCCGGACTGGCGGAGGCGGGCCGGCTCTCGCCGGCCCGCCTGGCGATCCTGGCGGTGGCGGTGCTGCTCATCTTCCTCTCGGTGCGGCAGCGCTGAGGGGCGCCCGCCCCCTCACCAGAGGCCCAGCACCTTCCACCACAGCCCTCCGATGCCCAGCCAGACGACGACGTGCACCAGGGAGAGCACCAGGCCGTACTTCCACCAGGTCCCCTGGTCCACGTAGCCCGCCCCGAAGTAGATGGGAGCCGGGCCGGTGCCGTAGTGGGTGAGGCAGGCGTTGAGGCTGGAGAAGACACCCAGCGCGATGGCCACCAGGTAGGGCGGCGCGCCCAGAGCGATGGCCACCGCCGCCAGGGGCACGAAGAAAGCCGTCACGTGCGCCGTCATGCTGGCGATGAAGTAGTGCAGGTACAGGTAGACCAGCACCACCGCCACCATCACCACGACCCAGCTGCCCACGCCCCCCAGGGTTCCCTGCACGGCGTCGGCCAGGGCCTTGATGATGCCCCATTTGGTCAGCCCGTTGGCCAGGGAGACCAGGCCGCCGAACCAGACCAGCGCGTCCCAGCCGCCGCTCTCGCCCAGGACGTCCTGCCAGCCGACGACACCCAGCACGATGAGCAGCGAGACGCCCGCCAGGGCGACGGCGGTCTCGTGCAGCCGGGTCCACTGGCTGGTGGCCCACAGCACCAGCGTCAGCAAGAAGATGGCCAGCATGATGCGCTCGCCCCGGGACATGGGACCCATGGCCCGCAGCTCCCGGTCGGCGAGGCGGGGCGCCTCGGGCGAGACGGTCACCTCGGGTGGGTAGAGGCGGTAGAGCAGGTAGGGCACCAGGGCCAGGGCGATGAGCCCCGGCACCACGGCCGCCGTCACCCACCCCAGCCACGTGATCTCCACGCCGAAGTTGCGGCGGGCCAGCTCCGCCACCAGCGGGGCCGGCGCCACCGACGTCAGGAACATAGCGGATGTGACCAGATTGGCCTGATACTCGGTGATCATCAGGAAGGCCCCGGCCTTGCGGGCCGTGGGCCCCGGCTCCGAGCCGAAGCTGGCCGCCAGGCTGCGCACCACCGGGAAGAGGATGCCCCCCGCCCGGGCCGTGTTGGAGGGCGTGGCGGGGGCGATGATCAGGTCGCTGGCGGCGAT
This genomic interval from Limnochorda sp. LNt contains the following:
- a CDS encoding NAD(P)/FAD-dependent oxidoreductase, translating into MEWTIDLEATAEADVAQVYDVIVIGGGPAGLSAALYTARAGLRTLVLDKSPRASALGMTERIENYPGVPGALSGLELLDRLREQARHFGADVVTAQVLSSDVTVEPNEVIASTGTYRGRAVIVATGAMARKQALPGEEAFVGRGVSYCATCDAAFFRGQEVAVIGDNDEAVEEALHLGRFASAVHVVLPTGRFKADPELVARLESLDPVRVLPGHRVTAIFGNGRVEGIRLRPRTGGQESVLPVRGVFVYLQGNRPAIDFLHGAVSTDPSGCVRVDEQLQTSVPGVFAAGDVLCRRVRQAVLAAADGALAAMAAERYLSGRQALRSQW
- a CDS encoding serine hydrolase domain-containing protein; translation: MDDIVRERAAQAGFDPDRLQVALERVAEAAADGCIPGAVLVVGRGRGEPVGPVAVGSMALLPQREPMRTDALFDMASVTKVMATAVVAMRLVEEGRMSLGAPVSRYLPEFAQGEEARGRVRVVHLLTHTSGLPAWHALYEGCGGPEGCRPRMEQRLMSLPLEAAPGQRVTYSCMGFILLGLAMERITGQGLDQLAARWVYEPLGMTATTYRPGPALRDRCAPTEYCPIRRRIVRGEVHDENAYFLGGVSGNAGLFSTALDTARFAQMMLGRGRREGVRVLSEAAVEAMIQDHTSRNGEPRGLGWALRGDNPDSSAGDLLSPRAYGHTGFTGTSLWIDPDRDLYCVLLTNRVHPTRQNEAILQLRPAFHNAVAAALA
- the tyrS gene encoding tyrosine--tRNA ligase is translated as MPTPGVLPFLRERGLVAQVTHEEALRELLDREPVTVYCGFDPTADSLHVGHLRPIMLLMHLQRFGHRPVALVGGGTAMVGDPTGKTEARPILSRSVIEAHAQRFKAQLARFLDFSEGRALMVDNTEWLLPLNYLAFLREVGSQFSVNQMLTAEAFRTRMERGLSFLEFNYMLLQAYDYLTLYRRYGCRLQVGGDDQWSNILAGVDLIRRLERGQAYALTCPLAVTASGRKMGKTEAGAVWLDPAKTSPYDFFQFWRSVDDADVPAFLAVYTLLPLDEVRRLAERTGAAINEAKKVLAYEVTRLVHGEAAARQAREAAEALFESDGGQARAVEGAPTTELRRAEAEAGVALLDLLVETGLAPSKSEGRRLVLQGGVYLNEVRVGEPTYTVTLGDFRDGRLLLRKGKKVYRQVVVR
- a CDS encoding PDZ domain-containing protein, whose amino-acid sequence is MTRRRGRGGGQVVLYDSGALVLLLMVALVGLAAYGLQRRETVSERPVVVVTPDPRSPGLARIPPGHLKKRSYVRVVTMTPSVASRYKLRYHQGALVTEIEVADDSPGVTVLLQPLDIIVAVEGDPVTNDAQLRARLARHRGDAWVKLTVVRADRMVTLMVPVDVFEWEG
- a CDS encoding DUF2619 domain-containing protein, which gives rise to MPEERVVSGMALLRLLSATLEITAAILMVRSGRVADAVRINGLLGLVGPLVLASVTALGLAGLAEAGRLSPARLAILAVAVLLIFLSVRQR
- a CDS encoding DASS family sodium-coupled anion symporter: MATVSRPEPSVPRRTSLLWRAGLPIAAALIIAAAPPLWGLQAGAMRMLGIFVGTILGLILQPLPQGAVVILGVTVSALSTTLTMGEALTGFANTTVWLIVSAFLFARGFIKTGLGRRISYLMIRSFGRSTLGLSYAIAASDLIIAPATPSNTARAGGILFPVVRSLAASFGSEPGPTARKAGAFLMITEYQANLVTSAMFLTSVAPAPLVAELARRNFGVEITWLGWVTAAVVPGLIALALVPYLLYRLYPPEVTVSPEAPRLADRELRAMGPMSRGERIMLAIFLLTLVLWATSQWTRLHETAVALAGVSLLIVLGVVGWQDVLGESGGWDALVWFGGLVSLANGLTKWGIIKALADAVQGTLGGVGSWVVVMVAVVLVYLYLHYFIASMTAHVTAFFVPLAAVAIALGAPPYLVAIALGVFSSLNACLTHYGTGPAPIYFGAGYVDQGTWWKYGLVLSLVHVVVWLGIGGLWWKVLGLW